CTGGTGAAGTGGTGGAGTGGAAAACTCACCGCACCCTGGCTGGCCTGCTGTTGTTCATCGCCATCGGCATCATGGCTGGCATGTTCGGCCTTGGCGCTGGCTGGGCCAACGTGCCGGTGCTCAACCTGCTCATGGGCGCGCCCCTCAAGGTGGCCGTGGGCACCTCAAAATTTCTGCTTTCCATTACCGACACGTCTGCCGCCTGGGTGTATCTGAACCAGGGCTGCGTTATCCCGCTCATGGCCGTTCCTTCCATCGTTGGCCTCATGCTGGGTTCTGTGGTGGGTGTGCGGCTGCTTGCCAAGGCCAAGCCCAAGTTCATCCGCTACATGGTTATTGGCGTGCTCTTCTTCTCCGGGGCCAAGGCCCTCATGAAGGGCCTCGGCTGGTAATCCGCACCGGATACGCTTGAATAGAAGGGAGAAAACAATGACCACTGATTTGAAACACGACATAAAGGCATCCCCCGCGCAACTGCGCTATGCAGACACCCTGTTCTATGGCGCGCTGCTGGGCTTTGTGGTAATGCTTGTTACCTACGCGCTCTACGTTTTGGGTGTGCTGACGCCGCAGATTCCTCTGGATGAAATGCCGCGCCTCTGGACCCAGAACGCCGCCGCCTACCGCGCGGCGGGCAATATTCCTCAAGGCTGGGGCTGGCTTGCTCTTGTGGGCAAGGGCGATATGTGCAATTTCATTGGTATCGCTTTTCTTGCGGCACTTACCATTTTCTGCTTTGTGCAGCTTGCCATAGGGCTGATACGGCAGAAGCAGTGGATTATGGCGATCATTGCCGTACTTGAAGTGCTGGTGCTTACCCTTGCGGCTTCGGGCGTTCTGGTGGCTGGCGCTCATTAGCCGGGATTTTGCCTTACGGGGCCGGGGAACGTGCCGCCGTGGAGCGGAACCGCACCAGCGGGCTTGACGGCGGCGCAGACCTTGGAGGGCATATGCTTGCCACGATAAAAAACTACTTCGCGCATCTGCTGGAAGTTCCGGAGGCAGTGTCTCCGGCCCGTTACCGCTCACTGCGGCGGCTGATGACAGTGCTCATGGTGGCCGTTTCGGTTACGCCGCTACTGCTGCTTTCGGCCATCAGCCATGTGCAGTACATGCGTACCCTTGAGCGCGAACTGGAAAGCCCGGTATACGCCCTGGCCCGCAAATCGCAGGCGGCGCTGGAACTGTACCTTGGCGAGCGTGTTTCCACTGTGAGTTTTCTGGCCCACGCGTATACCTTCAAGGATTTGCTGGACGAGCGAACTCTCAACCGCGTGTTTCTGGCCCTCAAGAGTGAATATCAGGGCTTTGTGGATATGGGCCTGGTGGACTCGGACGGCCAGCAGGTTGGCTATGTGGGGCCGTACAAGCTCAAGGGCGTGGATTACGCGGGCAAGCCATGGCTGCGCGATACCGAGATAAAGGGGCGCTACCTCAGCAACGCAATTCTGGGGTATCGCGGGTATCCGCACCTTGTTGTGGCAGTGCACAGGCTTGAAGAAAACGGCGTTTCGTGGACGTTGCGCGTGGCCACAGATACCCTGCGCATCCAGCAGGTTGTATCCACCGTTGGGCCGGAGCACGACACGGACGTGTTTCTTGTAGACACGGAAGGCGTGCTGCAAACGGATTCCAATCTTTTTGGCAAAGCGCTGGAAAAACTGCCCATGGATTTGCCCCCGGCCTCGCACGAAACAGTGGTGCGCCGTATTACCGACCCCAAGGGCAGGCAGCTCATGGTGGCCTCGTGCACACTGGCAGGCACGGATTTCATGCTGTTGGCCGTCAAGCCCACGGAAGACGCCATCCGCCCCTGGCTGGCCCTGCGCACGGAATTGCTGCTGGTCTTGTGCGGCGGCATTGCCCTGATCTTTATGGTTTCGAATCTGCTCATGCAGCAGCTTATAAACCGCTTGCAGGCCAGCGATGAACGCCGGGTCGCTGTTTTTGCCCAGATGGAGCACAACCAGAAGCTTTCGTCCATCGGGCGGCTGGCTGCGGGCGTGGCCCACGAGGTCAATAATCCGCTGGCCGTCATTTACGAAAAGGCGGGGCTTGCCCAGGATCTTTTGAGCATGGGCAAGGTGTGCGGCGAGGGCAAGGACAAGGAAAGGCTCTGCGCACTGCTGGAAGGCATTGAAAGCACAGTGGAACGCGCACGAGGCATTACCCACAGGTTGCTGGGCTTTGCCCGCCGTATGGAAGCCAACCGCCAGGCCCTGCACATAGAAGAAGTTATTTCAGAAACCCTTGGTTTTCTTGAGCGCGAAGCCAAAAATCGGGGCGTCAAGCTTGAAACGGAACTGCCGCCCAACCTGCCGGAAATTGTGTCGGACCGGGGGCAGTTGCAGCAGGTATTCCTCAATATCGTAGGCAACGCGCTGGACGCGCTGGCTGGTGGCGAGGGCGGCATGCAGAAACCTCAGGGCGAGGAGCGGTTTGTTAAAATACGCTGCCAAGGCCAGGGCGGACAGATGCTGATAAGTGTGCAGGACAACGGCAAGGGCATGTCGCCCGAAGTGCTCAGGCATATTTTTGAGCCGTTTTACTCCACCAAAAAAGACAAGGGAACCGGGCTCGGCATGTTCATCACCTATGGCATCGTGCGCAAGCTTGGCGGCGAAATTCACGTGCAAAGCGAAGAAGGGCGGGGCAGCACCATAAGCATCACCCTGCCGCTTACTCCGCCAGATGTCGCGGTGGAGGTGTAGAATGTCATTACGCATCCTTCTGGCTGACGATGAAAAGGAATTTGTCGATACCCTGGCAGAGCGTCTTTCGCTTCGCGGATTTGCGCCCTATGTGGTTTATGACGGCATCAGCGCCCTCCAGGCCGCCACGCCGGAAAAACCCGATGTTGTGGTGCTTGATCTTTTCATGCCCGGTCTGTCGGGCGATGAGGTGCTGCGCCGCCTCAAGGTTCTGTATCCTGATTTGCCGATCATCCTGTTGACCGGGCATGAGGCGGTGGACGACAACGGCACAAACCCCGTGGCGCAGGCCTTTGCCTGCCTCACCAAGCCGCTGAGTTTCAATGTTTTTCTGGAAACGCTGCAAGCTGCCGTGCGTGAAGGCAAGGAATGCACAGCCAACGGAGGCAAGTCATGAATGAAAGTCAGTGCATGGCCCGCTTGCTGGCTTCAGCCGTTCACGACATGCGCAACGTACTGGCCGTGATTCGTGAATCTGCCGGGCTGGCGCAGGATCTGGCAACTCTGGCTGGCGGCAAGACTGTTGCCGCGCCGGGGGCAGAGCGGCTTTCATCGGCATTGAGTGAAGTGCAGCGTTCCATCATTCAGGGGGCGGCCCTTTCCGAAGCCATGGATTTCATGGCTCAGGCTGGGGGCATGGAGCTTGGCAGCGCTGGCCCCTGCGATCTTGCGCGGGTAAGCCGCAGTTTCTGCCTGCTGGCGGCGCGTCAGGCGCGCGCGGCGCAGATACAGCTGACCAGCGGCGAAACTGAAGAGCCCGTGTGGGCCAATGTGCCGCCTTTGGCAGTGCTGCGGTCACTGCTTGAAGTGTTTGACCTCTGCGCCTCGGTGGGCGGGCAGGTGAACCTGCGCCTCACCGCCGGACGGCGGCAGAAGGAAGAAGGCATCATTGTAGAGGCACTGGAAGGTGCCAACCGCGAAATGGCCCTGGCGGCCATGACGGGTAGTCCCATGCTTGACGGCATGCGCCCCGGTTGGCGCGCCGTGCTTATGCCCTGGCGAGACGCCGGGCCAAGATTTTTCCTTTCCATTTCGGCCTGCGATAGCGAAGGCGAATAACCGGCGCCGGCATGTTGCCGGGCCTTCAAGGAGTATTCCATGACCAAGGAAGACATCAAAATCCTGCTGGTGGACGACGAAAAGCAGTTTGTGGACACGCTGTCGGAGCGCCTTGCCATGCGCGGCTTTGAAGCGCAGGTAGCCTATGACGGCCCCGAGGCCCTCAAGGCTGTGGAGCAGCCCACCGATGTTATCGTGCTTGACCTGCGCATGCCCGGCATGGACGGCTTTGAAGTGCTGCGCAACGTCAAAAAGAGCAATCCGCAGGTTCAGGTCATCATTCTTACGGGCCATGGCGGCGACGCTGAAGAACAGACCGCCTATCGCATGGGCGCGTACAACTTTCTCAGAAAGCCCATGGACATTGACGAATTGCTCAACAGCATTCGCATGGCCTACCGCGACAAGCTTGAGAACGCCATGGTGGCTGTTTCTCTGGCCGAAGGCGGGGACTTTGATTCGGCCCGCGATGTTATGAACGAAAAGGACGTGCTGGAAGAGCACGGTAAATAAGCGCTGGTGCAGCTTTGGCCGGGGAGGGCCGGATGGAGCGCATCCGGCCTGCGGAAAGGGTGTTTCTGCACGAAATGCTCTTGCAGAAATTTGCCCTAACTCCCTGCCATAAAACAGGCGTTGGCTGGTCTTGCCCGCCGCAAGGCGGCTGGTTCAAGCGTTAATTGCCCCGGAGCGATTTCTTGAAAGTGCCCGGGCGGCAGCGGTTCGCCATAGGAGTTCGCCATGCGTGTGCTTGTTGTGGATGACGAACCTGCCTTTTCGGAGCCTTTGGCCGAGCGTCTGGCATTGCGGGGCTACGAAACCGCAACCGCGCAGGATGCCGATGCGGCCCTGGCCGAACTGGCGCGCGGCCCCCGCGACCTCATATTTCTTGATGTGGGGCTGCCGGGTATGGACGGCGTGGACCTGCTGAAAATTCTGCGCGAGCACTACCCGCAGACCGATGTGGTGATGCTTTCCGGCGCAGGAGATATGGGCAAGGCTGTGCAGGCCATGCGGCGCGGCGCGCTGAACTGGCTGTCAAAGCCTGTGGGCATGGACGGCATCCTTGCGGAATGCCGCAAAGCGGCGGAACGCGCAGGCGCAAGGCAGGAAGCCGCCCGTCTGGCCGAGGCAGCCCGCTGGCGCAGCCTTGGCCGGGTAGCGGAAGGTGTGGCCCATGAGGTCAACAATCCGCTGAATATCATGGTGCAGGCCGCCGGCCTGATCCGTGACTGTCTGGAAGAGCCGGAAGCTGAAGCTTTGCCGGATATCGGCGAAGTACGCGAAGCTGTGGACACCATCAGGACGCAGAGCCTGCGGGTGCGCGAGATTACGCGCAAGCTGCTTATGGTCGGGCACGGGCTTGACCCCCGCGTTGGCGCGCTTGATGTGGCTGCGGATGTTGCCCAGGTGCTGCGCCTTCTGCACGAACGCATGGAAAGCGCCCATGTGCGCTGCGATGTACGCGTGCCCCAGGGCGAGGGCGCACCCCGCCCCTTGGGTTCCGCCCCGGAATTGCAGCAGATATGCCTGCATTTGCTGGAAAACGCGCTGGATGCTCTCAGTGATATTGAATCCGCATCAGGAGCGGCAGAGCGCCCCGGCGGTCTGATTACCCTGGCCGCCAGCACCAGACGCGATGCGCAGGGGCAGGACTGGTATGACCTTGTGGTGCGCGACAACGGCCCAGGCATCGCGTCCGACATCATGCCGCACATATTTGAGCCTTTTTTCAGCACGCGCGCCCTGCAAAGCCCTGTTGCCGCGCATGCATCCGGCGGCAAGACGCTTGGCCGCTACGTGGGCTTGGGGCTTGCGGTGGCCCGTTCCCTGGCGCACGCCCGGGGCGGAGAGCTGACAGCAGCCAACGCGGCTGATGGCGGTGCAGAATTCTGCCTCAGCCTGCCTCTGGCGGAATCTCTGGGGGAACGCCCAACGCCCAAGGTCGAAGCATAGGACTCTGAAATTTTTCATATTGTGCGCGCAATGCCCTGTATCTGACGTTTGCGCCCTGCATCACCTCCATGCGCCCCAAGCGTTTACGGTGGAAGCCCCTTGCCAAGGGTTCGGCAAGGGGCATTTCTTTTATTCTAGGCCAACACAAAGCCCCTGCCGGAGGAAAAACCTGCGGCAGGGGCTTTGTGTTGATGTCGTTGTGCGCTTCGCCCTTGCCTACCTGGCCAGTTGGGCGGGCGCACGCGTGATCAAGAAATGAATTAATCCGGCAGCAGCACATCGGTCTGAAAACCGGCGGCAACGCACTTGGCAATAAGATCGCCTGAACCATCGTAAATTTTTACGTCATAATTCAGGATATGCTTGCCGCTGCGCACCACAAAGGCCTCCGCCGTGAGGGGCGAAACCTTGCCGGGGCGCAGATATTCAATGGTGGTATTCAGGCTTACCACGCCGTAATCCTTGCCCGCATTGGCGGCAGAGCCAAAAGCCACATCGGCCAGGGCAAAGATGGCCCCGCCGTGGGCCATGCCCATGCCGTTTTTGTGGTTTTCGGTGATAGGCATGGTTACCTTGGCGTATTCCGGCGTGGCGCTTTCAATGGTCATATCCAGATAGCGCACGAGCTTGTCGTGCTTTTCCACGTAGTTTTTCATTTCCATCTCCACACGTACCCCTTGCTCTGGCGGTTGCGTGAGTTGGCTTTGCCTCAAGGCGCATGCCTTGTTGTCGCACCACCACGCCAGAGTTGGCGTTTAAAAAACCTTGAGAATACACATTCTCAAGGCTGTTTTGCTCTTATGAAAAAACGGGCTGAAGGCCTTGGCTTTCAGCCCGCGTTACATCAGTACAAATGCAGATATGGTTTATTCTACCTGTTGGATGCCGTCCAGCTTCCAGTTGCCGCCTGTCACAGGGCGCATAAAGTGCCACACTTCGCGCGCAGAGGACGGCGTCTGCTGGTCAGGGCTTTCACGCAGAAGCACGTCAAAGAACACCTGAGCATACTGCTCCTGACCTTCATCGGCAACACCCAGCAGCTGGGCATTGACCAGCAGAATTTCTGTGGTGCTCGGCTTGGGGTCGGCTTCCATCTGTTCGCGCACCGATTTCTGCACGGCCTCGGTGGTGAACTGCGAGATATCGTTCATGTCGCGCTTGTCCCAGGCCGTCTGCAAACGGGTGTAAGCCATCTTGGCCCCGCGCAGAAATTCATCGGCATCAAAACCGGGAGGCATGGGAATCTGCGGGCCGGGGGTTTCAGCCTCGCCAGCGCCGCCCTGACCACGCAGGGCATCCCATCCATTGCTCGCACTGTCATTACGCATCATGCCCGCTTCGGGCTGCGCGGTCCGTGCGCCTTGCGCGCCTGCGGAAGCTTGCGCGGGCCTTTGCGAACCGCGAAAGGCGGCAAAAAGCTTGAGGCCGAGGAAAATCATCAGGCCGATGAGCAGGATATCCATAAAGCCGCCGCCAGCAAAGCCGTGACCGCCCAAGAGCGAGCCTATGAGCGTGCCAGCAAGCAGGCCGCCCATGAGGCCACCCATGCCGCCAAACATACCGCCGGGCCGCGCGGCGGGGGCCGCCTGTGCCTGAGGCTGAGCGGCGCTGGGCTTATTCTGGAAAGTGGTCTGCGGACGGGGCGCAGGCGTGCTCATAAAGGGCTTGCTGCCAAAAGAACCACCGCCGCCAAGACGAGCGGCAAGTGCGTCATCGGACAGGGTGAACATGAGCGAACAGCAAAGCAGAACAAGGATCGTCAAAAAAGCTTTTATTTGCATGAACATCTCCCATAAGGGCGGTGTTGGTCATCTCCATGAGTGGCGATTTGACCGGGTAGTACTTTCTGTACAAGCCCTATCTACTAT
The window above is part of the Desulfovibrio desulfuricans DSM 642 genome. Proteins encoded here:
- a CDS encoding response regulator, translated to MSLRILLADDEKEFVDTLAERLSLRGFAPYVVYDGISALQAATPEKPDVVVLDLFMPGLSGDEVLRRLKVLYPDLPIILLTGHEAVDDNGTNPVAQAFACLTKPLSFNVFLETLQAAVREGKECTANGGKS
- a CDS encoding hybrid sensor histidine kinase/response regulator encodes the protein MRVLVVDDEPAFSEPLAERLALRGYETATAQDADAALAELARGPRDLIFLDVGLPGMDGVDLLKILREHYPQTDVVMLSGAGDMGKAVQAMRRGALNWLSKPVGMDGILAECRKAAERAGARQEAARLAEAARWRSLGRVAEGVAHEVNNPLNIMVQAAGLIRDCLEEPEAEALPDIGEVREAVDTIRTQSLRVREITRKLLMVGHGLDPRVGALDVAADVAQVLRLLHERMESAHVRCDVRVPQGEGAPRPLGSAPELQQICLHLLENALDALSDIESASGAAERPGGLITLAASTRRDAQGQDWYDLVVRDNGPGIASDIMPHIFEPFFSTRALQSPVAAHASGGKTLGRYVGLGLAVARSLAHARGGELTAANAADGGAEFCLSLPLAESLGERPTPKVEA
- a CDS encoding PaaI family thioesterase, encoding MKNYVEKHDKLVRYLDMTIESATPEYAKVTMPITENHKNGMGMAHGGAIFALADVAFGSAANAGKDYGVVSLNTTIEYLRPGKVSPLTAEAFVVRSGKHILNYDVKIYDGSGDLIAKCVAAGFQTDVLLPD
- a CDS encoding Tim44 domain-containing protein — its product is MQIKAFLTILVLLCCSLMFTLSDDALAARLGGGGSFGSKPFMSTPAPRPQTTFQNKPSAAQPQAQAAPAARPGGMFGGMGGLMGGLLAGTLIGSLLGGHGFAGGGFMDILLIGLMIFLGLKLFAAFRGSQRPAQASAGAQGARTAQPEAGMMRNDSASNGWDALRGQGGAGEAETPGPQIPMPPGFDADEFLRGAKMAYTRLQTAWDKRDMNDISQFTTEAVQKSVREQMEADPKPSTTEILLVNAQLLGVADEGQEQYAQVFFDVLLRESPDQQTPSSAREVWHFMRPVTGGNWKLDGIQQVE
- a CDS encoding response regulator, which translates into the protein MTKEDIKILLVDDEKQFVDTLSERLAMRGFEAQVAYDGPEALKAVEQPTDVIVLDLRMPGMDGFEVLRNVKKSNPQVQVIILTGHGGDAEEQTAYRMGAYNFLRKPMDIDELLNSIRMAYRDKLENAMVAVSLAEGGDFDSARDVMNEKDVLEEHGK
- a CDS encoding sensor histidine kinase yields the protein MLATIKNYFAHLLEVPEAVSPARYRSLRRLMTVLMVAVSVTPLLLLSAISHVQYMRTLERELESPVYALARKSQAALELYLGERVSTVSFLAHAYTFKDLLDERTLNRVFLALKSEYQGFVDMGLVDSDGQQVGYVGPYKLKGVDYAGKPWLRDTEIKGRYLSNAILGYRGYPHLVVAVHRLEENGVSWTLRVATDTLRIQQVVSTVGPEHDTDVFLVDTEGVLQTDSNLFGKALEKLPMDLPPASHETVVRRITDPKGRQLMVASCTLAGTDFMLLAVKPTEDAIRPWLALRTELLLVLCGGIALIFMVSNLLMQQLINRLQASDERRVAVFAQMEHNQKLSSIGRLAAGVAHEVNNPLAVIYEKAGLAQDLLSMGKVCGEGKDKERLCALLEGIESTVERARGITHRLLGFARRMEANRQALHIEEVISETLGFLEREAKNRGVKLETELPPNLPEIVSDRGQLQQVFLNIVGNALDALAGGEGGMQKPQGEERFVKIRCQGQGGQMLISVQDNGKGMSPEVLRHIFEPFYSTKKDKGTGLGMFITYGIVRKLGGEIHVQSEEGRGSTISITLPLTPPDVAVEV